In one window of Pseudodesulfovibrio sediminis DNA:
- a CDS encoding ABC transporter ATP-binding protein yields MSEHLRIRDLHIRFANRSTAILSNISLSVGADECHCIVGPTGSGKSSLLLAAAGLLPAESCFGSVERLSPSGAVFQNPSTQILCDHVGPETAFSLENGAVPPERMPEMVQHALAEADLPVPTHTTTASLSMGRQYRLVLAGALVTKPGLLLLDEPCAQLDPDGCKAVAKVIDRVRARGGGVLLCEHEPEALTDRITHWWKLDNGTLLPAAPPNHAQSIHVLPQETARPDNATAPLARLSDIHLAFGDKQIFSGLDVAILPGEAIHIEGKNGSGKSTLIRVMTGFLAPDSGTATLFGEPVSPANLRGRVGLVLQNPVGQLFEDTTEQELLFAAKRKGLPHARDRVRHIAEVLGISSLLDRAPHLLSYGQQRLVTLGACLTQEPELLILDDPFAGLDMTVRTLVRDLLDTERNERGMAVIITGHNPPSPLRFTDFYTHELRFAGGRLESLA; encoded by the coding sequence ATGTCAGAACATCTCCGCATACGCGATCTGCACATACGGTTTGCCAACAGGTCGACCGCGATACTCTCGAATATATCCCTCTCGGTGGGGGCCGATGAATGCCATTGCATCGTCGGCCCGACCGGGAGCGGGAAATCCAGTCTCCTGCTCGCCGCAGCGGGGTTGCTCCCTGCCGAGTCGTGCTTCGGTTCGGTGGAACGGCTCTCGCCGTCCGGCGCGGTCTTCCAGAATCCCAGCACCCAGATTCTGTGTGATCACGTCGGTCCCGAGACCGCCTTCTCTCTGGAGAATGGCGCAGTACCCCCGGAACGCATGCCCGAGATGGTGCAGCACGCCCTTGCCGAGGCCGACCTGCCAGTCCCCACGCACACGACCACGGCCAGCCTGTCCATGGGCCGCCAATACCGGCTCGTACTGGCCGGTGCTCTGGTCACGAAACCGGGGCTGCTCCTCCTTGACGAACCGTGCGCGCAACTTGACCCTGACGGCTGCAAGGCGGTGGCCAAGGTCATTGACCGCGTCCGGGCGCGAGGGGGCGGCGTACTGTTGTGCGAGCACGAACCGGAGGCCCTGACCGACCGCATCACCCATTGGTGGAAACTGGACAACGGCACCCTCCTGCCCGCTGCCCCGCCCAACCATGCGCAGTCAATACACGTCCTGCCGCAGGAGACCGCCCGGCCCGACAACGCAACCGCCCCCCTCGCTCGCCTGAGCGACATCCATCTTGCCTTTGGGGACAAACAGATTTTTTCCGGTCTGGATGTGGCGATCCTGCCCGGCGAGGCCATACACATCGAAGGTAAAAACGGCAGCGGCAAATCCACGCTCATCCGTGTCATGACCGGCTTTCTGGCCCCGGACTCGGGCACGGCGACTCTGTTTGGCGAGCCGGTGTCTCCGGCGAATCTTCGCGGACGCGTCGGGTTGGTACTGCAAAACCCGGTCGGCCAGCTTTTCGAGGACACGACCGAGCAGGAACTGCTGTTTGCGGCCAAACGCAAAGGCCTGCCGCATGCACGGGACAGGGTCCGCCACATTGCCGAAGTGCTGGGCATCTCCTCCCTGCTGGACCGTGCGCCTCACCTGCTCAGCTACGGGCAGCAACGACTGGTCACACTGGGCGCATGCCTGACGCAGGAGCCGGAACTCCTGATACTGGACGACCCCTTTGCCGGTCTGGACATGACGGTCAGAACGCTGGTCCGCGACCTGCTGGATACAGAACGAAACGAACGGGGCATGGCCGTGATCATAACCGGGCACAACCCGCCCTCGCCTCTCCGCTTCACCGATTTTTACACGCACGAGTTGCGTTTTGCCGGAGGTCGCCTTGAATCTCTGGCCTGA
- a CDS encoding TonB-dependent receptor plug domain-containing protein — MKIKKLLLLVGLLTLLSATTVLAQDTTPEEQDQAEYTLGEIVVKDSTSNLENSLSVTEITAEELKNSGARTLADAFKLVPGVTTRTAADGTCRIDIRGMRTRNVKLLLNGIPFQSVLDGQFDPDTIPVENIARIKITRGASSVLYGNDGNAGVIDIITKKGTKDFKGTAGVMAAQGDLYKVQSTIAGGSDKLDFYAGASYLTRNGYPMSSDYSDKDNQQDSDLRKNSDREHVNILANTTYQATEKTSFGAVINAFQGEYGKPQSALRKVGSDPFTKKVKYERVEDYNGLDLQLAMNHEFNKTVDTRLMAYISREYTETDRYDSDSFNSQNAKDSFHSEGTSTTYGLNNQWGYSTDSLGRFVLAVMGERQKWHETGFTQPAAGAFADLDTNETLSNYSAALQDDLTPIEDLGISLGFGLNGQSRTSKSTGAYTYTVAGNYQLLEGTNLKASHARKIRTPSIQNLYDSDAGNKDLTTEITWHYEVGFSQALPLASTLDFNVFRIDAENYIEKDTNGTYQNNDNYRFQGVETTLSSAVYEGLNTQIGYTYLDSQNLSDTAGTDRLQYRPRHKLTASATYVAPTQTTVYASIRYIADQWAMNNDNTKRMPDYSIVDIKISQQIIETLSAYVGADNLLDENYCESYGFPRPGRTIYTGLDYTF; from the coding sequence ATGAAAATCAAGAAACTGCTACTGTTGGTCGGACTGCTCACCCTGCTGTCCGCCACAACAGTACTCGCACAGGACACAACACCAGAAGAACAGGACCAGGCCGAATACACCCTCGGCGAAATCGTGGTCAAAGATTCGACCAGTAACCTTGAAAACTCCCTGTCGGTGACGGAAATCACTGCCGAGGAACTCAAAAACTCCGGCGCGCGGACCCTGGCTGATGCCTTCAAACTCGTGCCGGGCGTCACGACCCGCACGGCTGCGGACGGCACCTGCCGCATTGATATTCGCGGCATGCGCACCAGAAACGTCAAACTGCTGCTCAACGGTATCCCTTTTCAATCCGTTCTGGACGGCCAGTTTGACCCCGACACCATTCCGGTGGAGAACATCGCCCGCATCAAGATCACCCGGGGCGCCAGTTCCGTGCTGTATGGCAACGACGGCAACGCCGGTGTCATCGACATCATTACCAAGAAAGGCACCAAGGACTTCAAGGGCACGGCAGGTGTCATGGCCGCTCAGGGCGACCTCTACAAGGTGCAGAGCACCATTGCCGGCGGAAGTGACAAACTGGATTTCTATGCAGGCGCCAGCTACCTGACCCGTAACGGCTATCCCATGTCCTCTGATTACTCCGACAAGGACAACCAGCAGGATTCCGATCTGCGCAAGAACAGTGACCGCGAGCACGTCAACATCCTGGCCAACACCACCTACCAGGCCACGGAGAAGACCAGCTTCGGTGCCGTGATCAACGCCTTCCAGGGCGAGTACGGCAAACCGCAGTCCGCTCTTAGAAAGGTCGGCTCCGACCCGTTCACCAAAAAGGTCAAGTATGAGCGTGTGGAAGACTACAATGGGCTTGATCTGCAGTTGGCCATGAATCACGAATTCAACAAGACCGTGGACACGCGACTGATGGCCTACATCAGCCGCGAATACACTGAGACCGACCGCTACGACTCTGACAGTTTCAATTCCCAGAATGCAAAGGACTCCTTCCACAGCGAGGGAACCTCGACCACGTATGGCCTGAACAACCAGTGGGGCTACAGCACTGACTCCCTCGGTCGCTTTGTCCTGGCCGTGATGGGTGAACGGCAGAAGTGGCACGAAACCGGCTTCACTCAGCCTGCCGCTGGCGCTTTCGCCGATCTCGACACCAATGAGACCCTGAGCAACTATTCCGCCGCGTTGCAGGATGACCTGACCCCAATCGAGGATCTGGGAATCTCCCTCGGCTTCGGTCTCAACGGGCAGTCCCGCACCTCCAAGTCTACCGGCGCCTACACCTACACCGTGGCAGGTAACTACCAGCTTCTGGAAGGAACCAATCTGAAAGCGTCCCATGCCCGCAAGATTCGCACCCCCTCAATCCAGAACCTCTACGACTCGGATGCAGGCAACAAGGACCTGACCACTGAAATCACATGGCATTACGAGGTCGGATTCTCCCAGGCGCTGCCTTTGGCTTCCACTCTGGACTTCAACGTCTTCCGCATCGATGCTGAAAACTACATTGAAAAAGACACCAACGGCACCTATCAGAACAACGACAACTACCGCTTCCAGGGCGTTGAAACGACCCTGAGCAGCGCAGTGTATGAAGGACTGAACACCCAGATCGGATACACCTATCTGGACAGCCAGAACCTCTCCGACACTGCCGGTACCGACAGGTTGCAATACCGCCCCAGGCACAAGCTCACCGCCTCTGCCACCTATGTGGCTCCCACGCAAACCACGGTGTATGCCAGCATCCGCTACATTGCCGACCAGTGGGCCATGAACAATGACAACACCAAGCGCATGCCTGACTATTCCATCGTGGACATCAAGATCAGTCAGCAGATCATCGAGACGCTGTCTGCCTATGTCGGCGCCGACAACCTGCTTGATGAAAACTACTGCGAATCCTATGGATTCCCCAGACCGGGCCGGACCATATACACCGGACTGGACTACACGTTCTAA
- a CDS encoding transporter: MKRFMGVVTVCVWLVLLGGAQLAYAESDTDKEAVPEQVKKKKPVKCISPVNMSNGLVLPKGKIAANVKYRYVHKDSLYNGSEQMNGSYGSKYDRVNQSLQLTAKAGLFENFEARVVVPFWDKQVKRKPGNLAKPWDTDTVTGLGDVVVMGRYALMTQRSGDWLNLALGAGLKLPTGDADHENGLPYSNAHKYIGPGGQLGTGSWDPKFEVGATKIFGRSRLDAHMMYTISGQGSHDSRKGNQFKYDLGYGFALNRYFDLELELNGVDQQRHWYDDSADNATGGHTIYITPGVHWKITDSSHLSVGVPLVIYRDLNGYTETPERNSRYGLGEDYQVVTRLGFSF; encoded by the coding sequence GTGAAACGATTTATGGGAGTTGTAACTGTCTGTGTATGGCTGGTTCTGCTTGGGGGAGCGCAACTGGCGTATGCAGAATCAGACACGGACAAAGAGGCTGTGCCAGAGCAGGTGAAGAAGAAAAAACCGGTCAAATGCATCAGTCCGGTCAACATGTCCAACGGGCTGGTGCTCCCCAAAGGGAAGATCGCGGCCAATGTCAAATATCGCTATGTACACAAGGATTCGCTGTACAACGGAAGCGAGCAGATGAATGGCAGCTATGGCAGCAAATATGATCGGGTGAATCAGTCTTTGCAGCTCACGGCAAAAGCGGGGCTGTTCGAGAATTTTGAAGCGCGTGTCGTGGTGCCGTTCTGGGACAAGCAGGTCAAACGGAAACCGGGCAATCTGGCTAAGCCCTGGGATACGGATACGGTCACAGGTCTGGGTGATGTCGTTGTCATGGGCCGGTATGCCCTGATGACACAGCGGAGCGGTGACTGGCTGAACCTTGCGTTGGGGGCGGGACTCAAGCTGCCCACCGGCGATGCGGACCATGAAAACGGTCTGCCATATTCCAATGCTCACAAGTATATCGGCCCTGGCGGACAGCTCGGCACCGGTTCGTGGGACCCGAAATTCGAGGTGGGTGCGACCAAGATTTTCGGCCGTTCCCGGTTGGACGCCCACATGATGTATACCATCTCCGGGCAGGGATCGCATGATTCCCGCAAAGGCAACCAGTTCAAATATGACCTTGGATACGGCTTTGCGCTGAACAGGTATTTTGATCTGGAGTTGGAGCTCAACGGAGTGGATCAGCAACGTCATTGGTACGATGACTCCGCTGATAATGCCACCGGCGGTCATACCATATACATTACTCCCGGAGTGCACTGGAAGATAACCGACAGCAGCCATTTGTCTGTGGGTGTTCCCTTGGTCATCTACCGTGATCTCAACGGCTATACCGAGACGCCGGAGCGCAACAGCCGATACGGACTTGGCGAAGATTATCAGGTTGTCACCCGGCTCGGGTTCAGCTTCTGA
- a CDS encoding energy-coupling factor transporter transmembrane component T family protein has translation MNLWPDATRRPARFAPPAWLMLVLCPLLSLLAVTWHGPASLPVLAGAEGVLLLLSRPGSKLLLRMGIACFWQIAVVTGLYCLRFSVDQWQNGLDVSLRLILVFIPGMLTIRLVPPAALERILCRILPGNLPFVASCCLRFFPMLLERIRIIHEAQVLRGARVLPRELLNPRNWPDAVSCIALPAIVQSIELATEIADSARIRGFDMRTKRTTWPLNEVQRHADADTTAKDASQ, from the coding sequence TTGAATCTCTGGCCTGATGCAACCCGACGTCCCGCACGCTTCGCACCCCCGGCATGGCTCATGCTGGTGCTCTGCCCGCTGCTCTCGCTGCTGGCGGTGACCTGGCATGGACCGGCGTCCCTGCCCGTGCTGGCCGGAGCCGAAGGCGTCCTGCTCCTTCTGTCCCGCCCCGGCTCGAAACTGCTGCTGCGCATGGGCATCGCCTGTTTCTGGCAGATCGCTGTGGTCACAGGCCTCTATTGTCTCCGCTTCAGCGTGGACCAGTGGCAGAACGGTCTGGATGTGTCCCTGCGCCTGATCCTCGTTTTCATTCCGGGCATGCTCACCATACGGCTAGTGCCTCCGGCGGCCCTGGAACGCATTCTCTGCCGCATCCTTCCGGGCAACCTGCCGTTCGTGGCTTCCTGCTGCCTGCGGTTCTTTCCCATGCTGCTGGAACGCATCCGCATCATCCATGAAGCACAGGTACTTCGCGGCGCGCGCGTGTTGCCCAGGGAACTGCTCAACCCGCGAAACTGGCCCGACGCCGTGTCCTGTATCGCTCTGCCAGCCATAGTCCAGAGCATCGAGCTGGCAACAGAGATCGCGGACAGCGCCCGTATCCGCGGGTTCGACATGCGCACCAAACGCACCACATGGCCCTTGAACGAAGTACAACGGCATGCCGACGCCGACACCACCGCAAAGGACGCAAGCCAATGA
- a CDS encoding acetate uptake transporter: MTCRGFTLLAIHDFTHIKILDTVAGWEGIICGGPAVYLAMAEMLNEQYGRTVLPIG; this comes from the coding sequence TTGACATGTAGAGGGTTCACCCTGCTGGCCATCCACGACTTCACTCACATCAAGATTCTCGACACCGTGGCCGGTTGGGAAGGCATCATCTGCGGCGGTCCCGCTGTCTATCTTGCCATGGCAGAAATGCTCAACGAACAATACGGCCGTACTGTTCTGCCCATAGGCTAA
- a CDS encoding YciI family protein, with protein MFIISLTYICDLNKIDAFLDEHVSFLKKEYERGHFIASGRKVPRTGGIILAQVDSLESLKAILELDPFHREGLASYDIQEFMPSMTAKGFERLLD; from the coding sequence GTGTTTATCATATCGTTAACGTATATCTGCGATCTCAACAAAATTGACGCATTTCTCGATGAACACGTCAGTTTTCTCAAAAAGGAATATGAACGAGGCCACTTCATCGCCTCAGGGCGCAAGGTTCCCAGAACCGGAGGGATCATCCTGGCTCAGGTCGATTCCCTGGAGTCACTCAAAGCGATACTCGAATTGGATCCCTTTCACAGAGAGGGACTGGCCTCATATGACATACAGGAATTCATGCCGAGCATGACCGCCAAAGGGTTTGAGCGTCTCCTGGATTGA
- a CDS encoding MotA/TolQ/ExbB proton channel family protein, giving the protein MRRIAPLARLCLFFALTLCVPSGAWAADGDAPAALSDLARAMDARTHDVNALLDLDAEQLRSRVAALRAALSAEEARLDTATAKLKKLRAQKAALTREYDEAAADMRSVEDTVRTNTAQTLTLLTDSATTSLIPSRLQPLEALADSRAFPGIPAITTLGALLLDEIHSGATAQVTKSTFLGPDGTTRSGLLLRGGALFLGATEDGNAFLLTPGSTPPQAVAVTPGQAQDEILSWVDDAGIRLPLDPAHGAALSLLQARRTLADWMQGGGMLLWPILAAGFLALLVIAYKAARLLNARPSPKDFSLQLGSAWESGGWDAVTGLLHSLPRVPAARVLLWATPGGDVPQCDKQLQEGFLFEIRRLESMLGFIAVMAAIAPLLGLLGTVTGMIDSFQAITIFGTANPRIMSSGISEALITTQAGLGVAIPVIVMHHFLKQRVQTLAGDMEQLCAALLALLPSDSGDAHE; this is encoded by the coding sequence ATGAGACGTATCGCCCCGCTCGCTCGCCTCTGTCTCTTTTTTGCCCTGACCCTGTGCGTACCCTCCGGGGCATGGGCCGCGGACGGTGACGCTCCTGCCGCGCTGTCCGATCTGGCCAGGGCCATGGACGCCCGGACACACGACGTCAACGCCCTCCTCGATCTGGACGCCGAACAGTTGCGCAGTCGCGTGGCGGCCCTGCGCGCGGCCCTGTCCGCCGAAGAGGCTCGTCTGGATACGGCCACGGCGAAGCTGAAAAAACTGCGCGCCCAAAAAGCGGCGTTGACCAGGGAATACGACGAGGCCGCTGCTGACATGCGCTCCGTTGAGGACACTGTTCGCACCAACACGGCCCAGACGCTGACCTTGCTGACCGACAGCGCCACCACCTCTTTGATCCCGTCACGGCTGCAACCATTGGAGGCACTGGCCGACTCCAGAGCCTTCCCCGGAATCCCGGCCATCACCACGCTCGGCGCACTGCTGCTGGACGAGATCCACTCCGGGGCAACAGCACAGGTGACCAAAAGCACATTCCTCGGCCCTGACGGGACCACGCGTTCAGGGCTCCTGCTGCGTGGCGGCGCGCTCTTCCTCGGGGCAACCGAGGACGGCAACGCCTTTCTGCTCACGCCCGGCTCCACCCCACCACAGGCCGTGGCGGTCACTCCGGGGCAGGCGCAGGACGAAATCCTGTCCTGGGTCGATGATGCCGGCATCCGGCTCCCGCTGGACCCGGCCCATGGCGCGGCGTTGTCCCTGCTCCAGGCAAGGCGGACACTGGCTGACTGGATGCAGGGCGGCGGCATGCTCCTGTGGCCCATTCTGGCGGCAGGATTCCTGGCGCTTCTGGTCATTGCCTACAAAGCCGCACGCCTGCTCAATGCCCGCCCAAGCCCCAAGGATTTTTCGCTGCAACTCGGATCGGCATGGGAGAGCGGAGGCTGGGACGCCGTTACCGGACTCCTCCATTCGCTGCCCCGTGTCCCGGCGGCCAGAGTCCTCCTGTGGGCCACGCCGGGGGGTGACGTTCCCCAGTGCGACAAACAACTTCAGGAAGGCTTTCTTTTCGAGATCAGGCGGCTGGAGAGCATGCTCGGATTCATTGCGGTCATGGCCGCCATCGCCCCGTTGCTCGGCCTGCTGGGCACAGTCACCGGCATGATCGATTCCTTTCAGGCCATCACCATATTCGGCACGGCCAACCCGCGCATCATGTCCAGCGGCATCTCCGAAGCGCTCATCACCACGCAGGCCGGGCTGGGCGTGGCCATCCCCGTGATCGTCATGCACCATTTTCTCAAGCAGCGCGTCCAGACCCTTGCCGGTGACATGGAACAACTGTGCGCGGCTCTGCTGGCCCTGCTGCCCTCAGACAGCGGAGACGCCCATGAGTGA
- a CDS encoding ATP-binding protein, whose product MFSPLTVLLVLLLYFGLLFLLAQWVEGKSALSRKIAGSPLVYGLSLAVFCTSWTYYGSVGKVVTSGMLFTTIYIGPTLTIILWWQIMRRMTRIKNRYHITSIADFISARYDRSSSLAALASCAALAGSTPYIALQIKSVVATFGIIATDSGTNISWVQSQIGPIAVILMITFTIMFGVRRIDPTERHQGMVTAVAMESIVKLTAFLACGIFITYIAHNGVADLFSAARTAGVAVDEIVTVSGSVETPYSTWSTYLLLAMSAIMFLPRQFHVAVIENSEERHIATAMWLFPLYVLLISIFVVPIALEGMRVGFAETMADTYVLRLPMWYNRPWLALFVYIGGVSAAVSMVMISSMTLSTMLTNHILLPVLSAVKFLRPLRRHLLRLKWFGVTLVILTGYWFNEAVGDSFMLVNMGMISFAAALQFAPSILGGIFWERGNKVGAQAGLVAGYAIWFYTLVVPAFAQNIPFFQQITEFGLFNMAFLKPEALFGMTSMDPLSQSVFWTMLFNVGLYMTGSMLCEARASGIELARDFVNIFASETPSLHDSDNATIDLTSKTHAIIKTLTHYVESEDAENMFVKSVQRVGLSECCKVSLSELAELLGEVEKRLSGTVGAAEAHTAIMDTDVYTEEERARLSNMYAEILADLKLTPGELKRRVDYYKERECLLSQQATDLEMRVKARTIDLESANKELEAFSYSVSHDLRAPLRAIDGFSLALIEDYADRLDAEGLDFLNRVRKASQRMGDVIDDILALSRVAALEVERELVDMSDIVLDVVEETHELHRAGPHVNVEIQPKLTAEADPRLVRLLLENLLGNAWKFSADTEEPHISFSVEEMEGKEWFVVRDNGAGFDMQYANKLFLPFSRLHTKEEFEGTGIGLAIVERVVRKHGGEVKAEGRVDEGAAFFFTL is encoded by the coding sequence ATGTTCAGTCCACTGACCGTCCTGCTCGTCCTGCTGTTGTATTTCGGTCTGCTTTTTCTGTTGGCGCAATGGGTTGAAGGGAAATCCGCACTGAGCCGGAAGATCGCGGGCAGTCCGTTGGTCTATGGATTGTCGTTGGCGGTGTTCTGCACCTCCTGGACCTATTATGGCAGCGTGGGCAAGGTCGTGACTTCAGGCATGCTGTTCACCACAATATACATTGGCCCGACCCTGACGATCATCCTGTGGTGGCAGATCATGCGCCGGATGACACGCATCAAGAACCGGTATCATATCACCTCCATCGCGGATTTCATCTCGGCCCGTTATGACCGGTCAAGCTCTCTGGCCGCGCTGGCTTCATGCGCGGCTTTGGCAGGTTCCACTCCCTACATCGCGTTACAGATAAAATCGGTTGTCGCCACATTCGGCATCATCGCCACTGATTCCGGTACCAATATATCATGGGTACAGTCACAAATAGGACCCATTGCCGTTATCCTCATGATCACGTTCACCATCATGTTCGGTGTTCGTCGAATTGACCCCACCGAGCGCCATCAGGGCATGGTCACTGCCGTGGCCATGGAATCCATTGTCAAGCTGACCGCCTTTCTGGCGTGCGGCATATTCATCACCTATATCGCGCACAACGGTGTGGCGGACCTTTTTTCAGCAGCGCGTACGGCGGGTGTTGCCGTGGACGAAATCGTGACAGTGTCCGGCTCAGTGGAGACTCCGTACTCCACATGGTCCACCTACCTGCTGCTGGCCATGTCCGCCATCATGTTTCTGCCGCGGCAGTTTCATGTGGCCGTCATTGAAAACAGCGAAGAAAGGCACATCGCCACAGCCATGTGGCTCTTTCCCCTCTATGTCCTGCTGATCAGCATTTTTGTCGTGCCTATTGCCCTGGAGGGCATGCGGGTCGGCTTTGCCGAGACCATGGCCGACACCTATGTGCTCAGACTGCCCATGTGGTACAACCGCCCCTGGCTGGCGCTTTTCGTCTATATCGGGGGTGTTTCGGCCGCTGTCTCCATGGTCATGATTTCGTCCATGACTCTCTCGACCATGCTCACCAATCATATCCTCCTGCCAGTCCTCAGTGCCGTGAAATTTTTGAGGCCATTGCGCCGTCATTTGCTTCGGCTCAAGTGGTTCGGCGTGACACTGGTCATTCTCACGGGGTACTGGTTCAATGAAGCGGTGGGCGATTCGTTCATGCTGGTCAATATGGGCATGATTTCGTTTGCTGCCGCCTTGCAGTTCGCCCCGTCGATCCTCGGGGGTATCTTTTGGGAGCGGGGCAACAAGGTTGGCGCACAGGCCGGACTGGTGGCTGGCTACGCCATCTGGTTCTACACGTTGGTGGTCCCAGCCTTTGCACAGAACATCCCGTTCTTTCAACAAATCACCGAGTTCGGTCTGTTCAATATGGCTTTTCTCAAACCTGAGGCACTGTTCGGCATGACCTCCATGGACCCGCTCAGTCAAAGCGTGTTCTGGACCATGCTGTTTAATGTGGGGTTGTACATGACCGGCTCCATGCTCTGTGAAGCCAGGGCCTCGGGCATTGAACTGGCGCGTGATTTCGTCAATATTTTTGCTTCAGAAACCCCTTCGCTGCATGATTCCGACAATGCGACCATTGACCTCACATCAAAAACGCATGCCATCATCAAGACCCTGACACATTATGTGGAAAGTGAAGATGCGGAAAACATGTTCGTGAAAAGCGTGCAGAGGGTCGGGCTGTCAGAGTGCTGCAAGGTTTCTCTTTCCGAACTTGCCGAGCTGCTTGGAGAGGTGGAAAAGAGGTTGTCCGGCACGGTGGGGGCGGCAGAAGCGCATACCGCGATAATGGACACTGACGTCTATACCGAAGAAGAGCGGGCGCGGCTTTCCAATATGTACGCTGAAATCCTGGCGGATCTGAAGCTGACTCCCGGTGAATTAAAACGGCGCGTGGACTACTACAAGGAGCGAGAATGCCTGCTCTCACAACAGGCCACGGATCTGGAAATGCGGGTCAAGGCCCGGACCATTGATCTGGAGTCGGCCAACAAGGAGCTGGAGGCCTTCTCCTATTCCGTTTCCCACGATTTGCGCGCTCCGCTCAGAGCCATTGACGGATTCAGCCTGGCCCTGATCGAAGACTATGCGGACAGGCTTGATGCAGAAGGGCTTGATTTCTTGAACCGTGTGCGCAAGGCGAGCCAGCGCATGGGCGACGTGATCGATGATATCCTTGCCCTGTCCCGTGTGGCGGCTCTGGAGGTTGAGCGAGAGCTCGTGGACATGAGCGACATAGTCCTTGATGTCGTCGAGGAGACACATGAACTGCACAGAGCCGGGCCGCATGTGAATGTGGAGATACAGCCGAAACTGACAGCAGAGGCTGATCCTCGGCTTGTCCGTTTACTCCTTGAGAATCTGCTCGGTAATGCCTGGAAGTTCAGTGCGGACACAGAGGAACCGCATATCTCGTTTTCTGTGGAAGAAATGGAAGGGAAAGAATGGTTTGTCGTGCGCGACAATGGGGCCGGGTTTGACATGCAGTACGCCAACAAGCTGTTCTTGCCGTTTTCTCGGCTGCACACCAAGGAAGAATTTGAGGGGACCGGTATCGGATTGGCTATTGTTGAAAGAGTCGTTCGGAAACATGGCGGAGAGGTCAAGGCCGAAGGGCGAGTCGATGAAGGTGCCGCCTTCTTTTTCACACTGTAG
- a CDS encoding DUF3450 family protein, which translates to MLPLRTATVLLCLILTCAGTTVTAAESPEDSGVQAGFSKVEAAARKAGAAGTRAEKWAREREALLNEARQLLFDTEATHFAATRQEAYIAREEADIRELSDRLTEALATRSGLESVMEALYADLARAVETGLPFAMDERQTRLALVRRTLDDPDIAPGDKLGSLLEALRIEAGYGLSIEAEDAIMSVNDTPTALTLLRVGGLALLRLPASGVWVERYNPATHHWDRLDDPGSRELIKTVQITRKRRIAELVTLPVGSLKQLKSATPASSEAQ; encoded by the coding sequence ATGTTACCCCTCCGCACCGCAACCGTGTTGCTCTGCCTGATCCTGACCTGTGCTGGGACCACGGTCACGGCAGCCGAATCCCCGGAAGACAGCGGGGTACAGGCCGGGTTTTCCAAGGTGGAAGCTGCGGCCCGCAAGGCTGGCGCGGCTGGAACCCGGGCTGAAAAATGGGCTCGTGAGCGGGAAGCCCTGCTCAATGAAGCCCGTCAGCTCCTCTTCGACACCGAGGCCACCCATTTTGCCGCCACCCGGCAGGAAGCCTACATCGCCCGAGAAGAAGCGGACATCCGGGAACTCTCGGACCGTCTGACCGAAGCCCTAGCGACCCGCAGCGGCCTGGAATCGGTCATGGAGGCGCTGTACGCAGATCTCGCCCGCGCTGTTGAGACGGGACTGCCCTTTGCCATGGACGAACGACAGACCCGGCTGGCCCTGGTTCGCCGCACTCTGGACGACCCCGACATCGCGCCCGGAGACAAGCTCGGCAGTCTGCTGGAAGCCCTGCGTATCGAGGCCGGGTACGGCCTCTCCATCGAAGCCGAAGACGCGATCATGTCCGTAAACGACACCCCCACGGCACTGACACTGTTGCGCGTGGGCGGACTGGCGCTGTTGCGACTGCCCGCATCCGGTGTCTGGGTTGAACGCTACAATCCGGCCACGCACCACTGGGATCGACTGGATGACCCCGGTTCACGCGAGCTGATCAAGACCGTACAGATCACCCGCAAGCGGCGTATCGCTGAGCTGGTCACCCTGCCTGTTGGCTCTCTGAAACAGCTGAAGTCCGCGACTCCCGCATCCTCGGAGGCCCAATGA